Proteins encoded by one window of Phytohabitans houttuyneae:
- a CDS encoding MOSC domain-containing protein: protein MAELLSVNLGVPRSSPATRIGVTGIDKRPVDGPVEVRAPGPKGSGLGSGIAGDNILDGGHHGGDDQAVYAYAREDLDKWAASLGRELAGGVFGENLTTRGLDVTGALIGERWQVGPEVLLEVSAPRIPCSTFAHWMDERGWIKRFTEWGAPGAYLRVVRPGKVRAGDPVEVVERPEHDVTVGLTFRALTREPELLPRLLAAGALPESVLAKARRRVAAS from the coding sequence GTGGCGGAGCTGCTTTCGGTAAACCTCGGTGTCCCCCGGTCCAGCCCGGCGACCCGGATCGGCGTGACCGGCATCGACAAGCGTCCGGTCGACGGGCCGGTCGAGGTGCGCGCGCCCGGCCCGAAGGGCTCCGGCCTCGGCAGCGGGATCGCCGGCGACAACATCCTCGACGGCGGGCACCACGGCGGTGACGACCAGGCGGTCTACGCGTACGCCCGCGAGGACCTCGACAAGTGGGCCGCCTCGCTGGGCCGGGAGCTGGCCGGCGGCGTCTTCGGGGAAAACCTCACCACCCGCGGCCTCGACGTGACCGGCGCGCTGATCGGCGAGCGCTGGCAGGTGGGGCCGGAGGTGCTGCTGGAGGTGTCGGCGCCGCGGATCCCGTGCAGCACGTTCGCGCACTGGATGGACGAGCGGGGCTGGATCAAGCGGTTCACCGAGTGGGGTGCGCCGGGTGCCTACCTGCGGGTGGTGCGTCCCGGCAAGGTCCGCGCCGGCGACCCGGTCGAGGTGGTCGAGCGGCCGGAGCACGACGTGACGGTCGGTCTCACGTTCCGGGCGCTGACGCGGGAGCCGGAGCTGCTGCCGCGGCTGCTGGCCGCCGGCGCGCTGCCGGAGAGCGTGCTGGCCAAGGCCCGCCGCCGGGTGGCCGCCAGCTAG
- a CDS encoding TetR/AcrR family transcriptional regulator → MAGGRPRAFDEDAALDRAVEVFWRQGYEGTALSDLTAAMGINRPSLYGAFGNKEALFRRVLDRYIDGPGGFSAAALAEPRARDVVATMLRGAVGLTTDPAHPGCLSVRNAQACGPEGEPVRKVVVERRNAGLAALRDRLERAREEGDLPPGADPAALARYVFTVSDGLAAQAASGATPADLRKVVDIVLEAWPGQGEPPG, encoded by the coding sequence ATGGCGGGTGGGCGGCCGCGCGCGTTCGACGAGGACGCGGCGCTGGATCGGGCGGTGGAGGTGTTCTGGCGCCAGGGGTATGAGGGCACCGCCCTCTCCGACCTCACCGCGGCGATGGGAATCAACCGGCCGAGCCTGTACGGCGCGTTCGGCAACAAGGAGGCGCTCTTCCGCCGCGTGCTCGACCGGTACATCGACGGGCCGGGCGGCTTCTCCGCCGCCGCGCTGGCCGAGCCGCGCGCCCGCGACGTGGTGGCGACGATGCTCCGCGGCGCGGTGGGGCTGACCACCGACCCGGCGCACCCGGGTTGCCTGAGCGTCCGCAACGCGCAGGCGTGCGGCCCGGAGGGGGAGCCGGTGCGCAAGGTGGTGGTCGAGCGCCGCAACGCCGGCCTCGCCGCGCTCCGCGACCGGCTCGAACGAGCCCGCGAGGAGGGCGACCTGCCGCCCGGCGCCGATCCGGCCGCGCTGGCGCGCTACGTCTTCACCGTCTCCGACGGCCTCGCCGCGCAGGCGGCCAGCGGTGCCACTCCCGCCGACCTGCGGAAGGTCGTCGATATCGTCCTGGAGGCCTGGCCGGGTCAGGGGGAACCCCCGGGGTAA
- a CDS encoding Gfo/Idh/MocA family protein produces MTKRIGVGIVGASAARGWAAAAHVPAVAALEGYELVAVATTREASARAAAEAFGARHAFTSAAALAAHPDVDLVVVSVKAPDHVPAVRAALDAGKHVLVEWPLAVTADEAAELAARAESAGVRHAVGLQVYASPGARFVRDLIRAGRIGGVEAVAFAGGGDPLGGSRIYKDLAWGTAAGTGNDLLTIMVGHTVAAVELVTGARFAEVSAVTARLHDQVRVVETGEPIRNDVAGQVAVVGRLVGDAGLDGGAVDPGPDRGAAPAGGAVVSISLQGGNGGGPDGFYLRITGTEGTLTVTPADPGHYSNWATWRIRLTPAGGTPQELAIPEHYHLAPAGLPDGPARSVAGLYSLFGSAGSTASTGYAGSEPVELPTFQIAARIQRTLEAVARAAETGIKQRLTPEVVAA; encoded by the coding sequence ATGACCAAGAGGATCGGGGTCGGCATCGTCGGCGCGAGCGCGGCACGCGGGTGGGCCGCCGCGGCGCACGTGCCGGCGGTGGCGGCCTTGGAGGGGTACGAGCTCGTCGCCGTCGCCACCACACGCGAGGCGAGCGCGCGGGCGGCCGCCGAGGCGTTCGGCGCGCGGCACGCCTTCACCAGCGCCGCCGCGCTCGCCGCCCACCCCGACGTCGACCTCGTCGTGGTGTCGGTCAAGGCGCCCGACCACGTGCCGGCCGTCCGGGCCGCGCTGGACGCGGGCAAGCACGTGCTGGTGGAGTGGCCGCTCGCGGTCACCGCGGACGAGGCGGCGGAGCTGGCCGCACGGGCCGAGTCGGCCGGCGTGCGGCACGCGGTCGGACTCCAGGTGTACGCCTCACCCGGCGCCCGCTTTGTCCGCGACCTGATCCGCGCGGGCCGGATCGGCGGGGTGGAAGCGGTCGCGTTCGCGGGCGGAGGCGACCCGCTCGGCGGCAGCCGGATCTACAAGGACCTGGCATGGGGCACGGCCGCCGGCACCGGCAACGACCTCCTCACCATCATGGTCGGGCACACGGTGGCGGCGGTCGAGCTCGTGACCGGCGCCCGCTTCGCCGAGGTATCCGCGGTGACGGCCCGCCTGCACGACCAGGTCCGCGTCGTGGAGACCGGCGAGCCGATCCGCAACGACGTCGCGGGCCAGGTCGCGGTCGTGGGCCGCCTGGTGGGCGATGCGGGCTTGGATGGCGGTGCGGTCGACCCGGGCCCGGATCGCGGGGCGGCCCCGGCGGGCGGGGCGGTCGTCTCGATTTCCTTGCAGGGTGGCAACGGGGGTGGGCCGGACGGCTTCTACCTGCGGATCACCGGCACCGAGGGCACGCTGACCGTGACGCCCGCCGACCCCGGCCACTACAGCAACTGGGCCACCTGGCGCATCCGGCTCACCCCGGCCGGCGGCACGCCCCAGGAGCTGGCCATCCCCGAGCACTACCACCTGGCACCCGCGGGACTGCCGGACGGTCCGGCGAGGAGCGTGGCCGGCCTCTACAGCCTGTTCGGCTCCGCCGGCTCCACCGCCTCGACCGGCTACGCCGGGAGCGAGCCGGTCGAGCTGCCCACCTTCCAGATCGCGGCCCGGATCCAGCGCACGCTCGAAGCGGTCGCCCGCGCCGCCGAAACCGGCATCAAGCAGCGGCTCACCCCGGAGGTCGTGGCGGCATGA
- a CDS encoding NAD-dependent epimerase/dehydratase family protein, whose product MKILVIGATGYIGSRAAAALAAAGHDVSALRRAGGRPLAGGYREVAGDLLDPPSLTALAAGYDLVVHAAAPLGEADLPGARALVDSGSPLLYTTGAAVLGGGQSDEDSPTDPHPLAADRPEIERRVVAAGGRVIRPGMVYGTPDAPIPALLASRGHAFHIGPPGVRWPVVHVDDLADLYLAVTERAPSGTIWHGVSETARLDEVASAICGGAAVPWPVEEAAKELGLLADLFTRDQDVSSEKTRRLLGWSPRHTSVLAAVTRS is encoded by the coding sequence ATGAAGATCCTCGTCATCGGCGCGACCGGCTACATCGGCTCGCGCGCGGCGGCGGCCCTGGCGGCTGCCGGACACGACGTCTCGGCCCTGCGCCGTGCCGGCGGGCGGCCGCTCGCCGGCGGGTACCGCGAGGTCGCCGGCGACCTGCTCGACCCGCCGTCGCTGACCGCGCTCGCCGCCGGGTACGACCTCGTCGTGCACGCCGCGGCCCCGCTCGGCGAGGCTGACCTGCCCGGCGCGCGGGCGCTGGTCGACAGCGGCAGCCCGCTGCTCTACACCACCGGCGCGGCGGTGCTCGGCGGCGGACAGTCCGATGAGGACAGTCCAACCGACCCGCACCCGCTCGCCGCGGACCGTCCCGAGATCGAACGGCGCGTGGTGGCGGCCGGTGGCAGGGTGATCCGTCCCGGCATGGTGTACGGCACGCCCGACGCGCCCATCCCCGCCCTGCTCGCCTCGCGCGGCCACGCGTTCCACATCGGACCGCCGGGCGTGCGGTGGCCGGTCGTGCACGTCGACGACCTCGCCGACCTGTACCTCGCCGTCACCGAACGCGCACCCTCCGGCACGATCTGGCACGGCGTCAGCGAAACCGCCCGCCTCGACGAGGTCGCGAGCGCGATCTGCGGTGGGGCGGCCGTTCCCTGGCCGGTGGAGGAGGCGGCGAAGGAGCTGGGGCTGCTCGCCGACCTGTTCACCCGGGATCAGGACGTCTCGTCGGAGAAGACGCGGCGGCTGCTCGGCTGGAGCCCGCGTCACACGTCTGTACTCGCCGCTGTCACGCGCTCGTAA
- a CDS encoding MFS transporter, with the protein MSQQTATGADTNAGGQVVDPRRWFALLVIAIAQLMVVLDGTIVNIAMPSAQADLGISDANRQWIVTAYTLAFGGLLLLGGRIADYVGRRRIFLIGLIGFAFASALGGIATNAGTLFAARALQGVFGALLAPAALSLITVTFTDVKDRAKAFGVFGAISGVGATIGLILGGVLTEYTTWRWCLLVNIPIALAAFFLALPIVRESKAHGNTRYDIPGTVLATGGLVALVYAFTKAAEDGWSSAVTLVFFAIAAVLLVGFVVFESRTANPLLPLRVVLHRNRGGSFLVSVLLGAGMMGMFLFMTYYFQGTLQYSPLRSGVAYLPFSLALIVTAMVASSVLPKVGPRAMMTVGGLLATAGMVWLTQLRIDSSYLTLMLPALVIMAVGMALVFVPLGNTSLTGVDDHDAGVASAMVNTTQQIGGSLGVALLNTVFTTAVANYIADNGPASAPLGAVHGYNVAFTVSAVLLAASTLATFLLIRNTRQTTTRDGESEEAPALAPVHVG; encoded by the coding sequence ATGTCTCAGCAGACCGCCACGGGGGCGGACACGAATGCCGGCGGGCAGGTGGTCGATCCGAGGCGCTGGTTCGCGCTGCTGGTCATCGCCATCGCGCAGCTGATGGTGGTGCTCGACGGCACGATCGTCAACATCGCGATGCCCTCGGCACAGGCCGACCTGGGCATCTCCGACGCCAACCGGCAGTGGATCGTCACGGCGTACACGCTCGCCTTTGGTGGTCTCCTGCTCCTCGGCGGCCGGATCGCCGACTACGTGGGCCGCCGCCGGATCTTCCTCATCGGCCTCATCGGCTTCGCCTTCGCCTCGGCGCTCGGCGGCATCGCCACCAACGCGGGCACCCTCTTCGCCGCGCGCGCTCTCCAGGGCGTGTTCGGCGCGCTGCTCGCACCGGCGGCGCTCTCGCTGATCACGGTCACGTTCACCGACGTCAAGGACCGCGCGAAGGCGTTCGGCGTCTTCGGCGCGATCTCCGGCGTGGGCGCCACGATCGGCCTGATCCTGGGCGGCGTGCTCACCGAGTACACGACGTGGCGCTGGTGCCTCCTCGTGAACATCCCGATCGCGCTCGCCGCCTTCTTCCTGGCGCTGCCGATCGTGCGGGAGAGCAAGGCGCACGGCAACACGCGGTACGACATCCCCGGCACCGTCCTGGCGACCGGCGGTCTCGTCGCGCTCGTGTACGCGTTCACCAAGGCGGCCGAGGACGGCTGGTCCTCCGCGGTCACGCTGGTGTTCTTCGCGATCGCGGCGGTGCTGCTGGTGGGCTTCGTGGTGTTCGAGTCGCGCACGGCCAACCCGCTGCTCCCGCTCCGCGTGGTGCTGCACCGCAACCGCGGCGGCTCGTTCCTGGTCTCGGTGCTCCTGGGCGCCGGCATGATGGGCATGTTCCTGTTCATGACGTACTACTTCCAGGGCACACTCCAGTACTCCCCGCTGCGCAGCGGCGTCGCGTACCTGCCGTTCTCGCTGGCCCTGATCGTCACCGCGATGGTGGCGAGCTCGGTCCTGCCGAAGGTCGGCCCGCGCGCGATGATGACGGTCGGCGGCCTGCTCGCCACCGCCGGCATGGTGTGGCTGACCCAGCTGCGCATCGACTCGTCGTACCTCACGCTCATGCTCCCCGCCCTCGTCATCATGGCGGTCGGCATGGCGCTGGTCTTCGTGCCGCTGGGCAACACGTCGCTGACCGGCGTCGACGACCACGACGCCGGCGTGGCCAGCGCGATGGTCAACACCACCCAGCAGATCGGCGGCTCGCTCGGCGTGGCGCTGCTCAACACGGTGTTCACGACCGCGGTGGCGAACTACATCGCCGACAACGGCCCGGCTTCGGCCCCGCTGGGCGCGGTGCACGGCTACAACGTGGCCTTCACCGTGAGCGCGGTGCTGCTGGCCGCGTCGACGCTGGCGACGTTCCTGCTGATCCGCAACACCCGGCAGACCACCACCCGCGACGGCGAGAGCGAGGAAGCGCCGGCGCTGGCCCCGGTCCACGTGGGCTGA
- a CDS encoding MFS transporter yields the protein MTQPLPHRWRALWVTLVAGFMTLLDVSIVAVALPSMQRELGASPASVQWVVSGYALTFGLTLVAAGRLGDALGRRRMFLFALAAFVLCSAAAGAAPSIGALVAARLAQGIAAGSLAPQNSALIQQMFQGAERARAFGLFGATIGISTAVGPVVGGLILAVASWRWIFYVNVPIGIAALVLAARLLPRSPRSPREARGQLDPVGVVLLGGGVLTAMLPLVQAEDGGLRKLWWLFPAAAALLAAFAWWEARAVRRGRQPLLDPHLLTSTPGYAGGIALGTVYFVGFSGIWLVLALYFQVGLGWSPLHSGLAVTPFSAGSAVAAVVAGRLVDRLGRRLTVIGLLTVVVGLVSTALILRWAPAWALAPALLVGGVGSGLVISPNVTMTLRNVPVRMAGAAGGALQTGQRVGAAVGTALLPGLYYVVLAASGDNAVAVMVAVGTAAVAVAVALLIAGAEWRADRSRPAAEQNPDLREHEHAASS from the coding sequence TTGACCCAGCCGCTGCCGCATCGCTGGCGAGCCCTCTGGGTCACCCTTGTCGCGGGGTTCATGACCCTGCTCGACGTCAGCATCGTGGCGGTCGCGCTCCCGTCCATGCAGCGCGAGCTGGGCGCCTCACCCGCGTCCGTGCAGTGGGTCGTCTCCGGCTACGCCCTCACCTTCGGCCTCACCCTCGTCGCCGCGGGGCGGCTGGGCGACGCGCTGGGGCGCCGGCGGATGTTCCTGTTCGCGCTGGCCGCGTTCGTCCTGTGCAGCGCCGCCGCGGGCGCCGCACCCTCCATCGGCGCGCTCGTCGCCGCGCGGCTGGCGCAGGGCATCGCAGCGGGCAGCCTGGCGCCGCAGAACTCCGCGCTGATCCAGCAGATGTTCCAGGGCGCCGAACGGGCCCGCGCCTTCGGCCTCTTCGGCGCCACGATCGGCATCTCCACCGCCGTGGGGCCGGTCGTCGGCGGGCTCATCCTGGCCGTGGCGAGCTGGCGGTGGATCTTCTACGTCAACGTTCCCATCGGCATCGCCGCACTCGTGCTCGCCGCGCGCCTGCTGCCCCGCTCGCCACGCTCTCCGCGCGAGGCCCGCGGCCAGCTCGACCCCGTCGGCGTCGTGCTGCTGGGTGGGGGCGTGCTGACCGCGATGCTTCCGCTGGTACAGGCCGAGGACGGCGGCCTCCGCAAACTCTGGTGGCTGTTTCCGGCCGCCGCGGCGCTGCTCGCCGCGTTCGCGTGGTGGGAGGCCCGTGCGGTACGCCGCGGCCGGCAGCCGCTGCTCGACCCCCACCTGCTGACGAGCACCCCGGGCTACGCGGGCGGCATCGCGCTCGGCACCGTGTACTTCGTCGGCTTCAGCGGCATCTGGCTTGTGCTGGCCCTCTACTTCCAGGTGGGGCTGGGGTGGTCGCCGCTGCATTCGGGGCTTGCGGTGACCCCGTTTTCGGCGGGTTCAGCGGTGGCCGCGGTGGTGGCCGGCCGCCTCGTCGACAGGCTCGGCCGGCGGCTGACCGTTATCGGACTGCTCACGGTCGTGGTGGGGCTCGTGTCGACCGCGCTCATCCTCCGCTGGGCACCGGCCTGGGCACTGGCTCCCGCCCTGCTGGTGGGCGGCGTGGGCAGCGGCCTCGTCATCTCCCCGAACGTGACGATGACCCTCCGAAACGTCCCCGTCCGGATGGCCGGCGCCGCGGGTGGCGCCCTCCAAACCGGACAGCGCGTGGGCGCTGCGGTGGGCACGGCGCTGCTGCCCGGGCTCTACTACGTGGTCCTGGCCGCGTCCGGCGACAACGCGGTCGCCGTGATGGTCGCCGTGGGCACGGCGGCGGTCGCGGTGGCGGTGGCCCTGCTGATCGCGGGGGCCGAGTGGCGCGCCGACCGCAGCCGCCCGGCCGCCGAGCAAAACCCCGACCTTCGCGAACACGAACACGCCGCCTCGAGCTAG
- a CDS encoding flavin-containing monooxygenase, with product METERIETVIIGGGQAGLSTGYHLARRGRPFVILDGNARVGDNWRSHWDSLRLYSPARYDGLPGMPFPAPAWSFPTKDEVAAYLAAYAAHFELPVRGGVRVDRLLRDGERRVVVAGERRYEADNVVVATGTFGRAPRVPDFAADLGPEIRQLHSSGYRNPAQLAEGPVLVVGASHSGADVAYEVAAAHRTYLCGRDTGQIPFAIEGRMAHAIFPLLWLMWTRVLNVRTPVGRKMRGHVRAHGGPLLRVKGADLAAAGVERITDRMTGVRDGKPVLADGRVLDVANVVWCTGFRQDFSWIDEPALGEDGWPEDEPGLYYVGLAFQRAFSSMLVGGVGRDAEVVAQQIARRAEPDGAGLVTGRAARAGSRGPAG from the coding sequence ATGGAAACCGAACGCATCGAAACCGTGATCATCGGGGGCGGCCAGGCGGGGCTGAGCACCGGGTACCACCTGGCGCGGCGGGGGCGGCCGTTCGTGATCCTCGACGGCAACGCCCGCGTCGGCGACAACTGGCGCAGCCACTGGGACTCGCTGCGCCTCTACAGCCCGGCCCGCTACGACGGCCTGCCCGGCATGCCGTTCCCCGCGCCGGCCTGGTCGTTTCCGACCAAGGACGAGGTGGCCGCGTACCTGGCCGCGTACGCCGCGCACTTCGAACTGCCGGTGCGCGGCGGCGTGCGCGTCGACCGCCTGCTCCGCGACGGCGAGCGGCGGGTGGTGGTCGCGGGCGAACGGCGGTACGAGGCCGACAACGTCGTCGTCGCCACCGGCACCTTCGGGCGGGCCCCGCGGGTGCCCGACTTCGCGGCCGACCTCGGGCCGGAGATCCGGCAGCTGCACTCCAGCGGGTACCGCAACCCGGCGCAACTCGCCGAGGGACCGGTGCTCGTGGTCGGCGCGTCGCACTCGGGCGCGGACGTCGCGTACGAGGTGGCCGCCGCCCACCGCACCTACCTGTGCGGGCGGGACACGGGGCAGATCCCGTTCGCGATCGAGGGGCGCATGGCCCACGCGATCTTCCCGCTGCTGTGGCTGATGTGGACGCGGGTGCTCAACGTCCGTACCCCCGTCGGCCGCAAGATGCGCGGCCACGTCCGCGCGCACGGCGGCCCGCTGCTGCGGGTCAAGGGCGCCGACCTGGCCGCCGCCGGCGTGGAGCGGATCACCGACCGCATGACGGGGGTACGCGACGGGAAGCCGGTCCTCGCCGACGGGCGGGTGCTCGACGTCGCCAACGTGGTGTGGTGCACCGGCTTCCGGCAGGACTTCAGCTGGATCGACGAGCCGGCGCTGGGGGAGGACGGGTGGCCGGAGGACGAGCCGGGCCTGTACTACGTGGGGTTGGCCTTCCAACGCGCGTTCAGCTCGATGCTCGTCGGCGGTGTGGGCCGCGACGCGGAGGTGGTGGCGCAGCAGATCGCGCGGCGCGCTGAGCCTGACGGCGCCGGGTTGGTGACCGGGCGGGCCGCGCGGGCCGGTTCGCGGGGTCCGGCGGGGTGA
- a CDS encoding LuxR C-terminal-related transcriptional regulator — protein sequence MEVSATLTRARECHSRRAWADTCVHYAAADAAAPLGIDDLARFGEASQLLGRGEEAVRLLEREYRARVESGDIAGALRCAYWLHETLAMRGEFSYAGGWLARAARLADGEPDCAQRGYLLLPEAEGRLRGGDPDGAYATATRARELAERCGDPDLVTAATHLQGMARVRQERVDEGLALLDEAMVALAAGEASPRIAGHVYCGFIAVCHDLHEVPRAREWTLALNEWVDGQPRFDGGYSGICLIHRSELLQLTGDWPDAARQARTACERLTQGFGEMLAGGAFYQLGEIHRLRGEAGPAEEAFRQASRYGADTQPGFALLRLAQGRVDAAAAAIRRALAETPDRLMRARLLAAAVEITLAAGDVAAARECAAELAEIAEAFGRRALHARTGCALAAVALAEGDPEAALAAARPAWRIWRDLDAPYEAARARVLVAHACRALGDEDAAAMELDAACEVFTRLGAAPDRARITARARGGLSPREVEVLGLVAAGLSNHAIARELVLSEKTVARHLSNIFTKLGVGSRTAAAAYAFAHGLAYTEIPMPGATGMRVSPEAGSPPPS from the coding sequence GTGGAGGTGTCCGCGACGCTGACCCGTGCCCGGGAGTGCCACAGCCGCCGGGCGTGGGCGGACACGTGTGTCCACTACGCCGCCGCCGACGCGGCCGCGCCGCTGGGCATCGACGACCTGGCGCGCTTCGGTGAGGCGAGCCAGCTCCTCGGCCGCGGCGAGGAGGCGGTGCGGCTGCTCGAGCGGGAGTACCGGGCGCGCGTCGAATCCGGCGACATCGCCGGCGCGCTGCGCTGCGCGTACTGGCTGCACGAGACGCTCGCCATGCGCGGCGAGTTCTCGTACGCGGGCGGGTGGCTCGCCCGCGCCGCGCGGCTGGCCGACGGCGAGCCGGACTGCGCCCAGCGCGGCTACCTGCTGCTGCCCGAGGCCGAGGGGCGGCTGCGGGGCGGCGACCCCGACGGTGCGTACGCGACCGCCACGCGGGCCCGCGAGCTTGCCGAGCGCTGCGGCGACCCCGACCTCGTCACCGCGGCCACCCACCTGCAGGGGATGGCGCGGGTGCGGCAGGAGCGGGTCGACGAGGGCCTCGCGCTGCTCGACGAGGCCATGGTGGCGCTCGCCGCTGGTGAGGCGAGCCCGCGCATCGCCGGGCACGTCTACTGCGGCTTCATCGCGGTCTGCCACGACCTGCACGAGGTGCCGCGCGCCCGGGAGTGGACGTTGGCGCTCAACGAGTGGGTGGACGGGCAGCCCCGCTTCGACGGCGGGTACTCCGGCATCTGCCTCATCCACCGCTCCGAGCTGCTCCAGCTCACCGGCGACTGGCCGGACGCGGCCCGCCAGGCGCGCACCGCGTGCGAACGGCTCACCCAGGGCTTCGGCGAGATGCTGGCCGGCGGCGCGTTCTACCAGCTCGGCGAGATCCACCGGCTGCGGGGCGAGGCGGGCCCGGCGGAGGAGGCGTTCCGGCAGGCCAGCCGGTACGGCGCGGACACCCAGCCCGGCTTCGCGCTGCTGCGGCTGGCACAGGGCCGGGTGGACGCCGCGGCGGCCGCGATCCGGCGGGCACTCGCCGAGACGCCCGACCGGCTGATGCGCGCCCGCCTGCTCGCGGCGGCCGTCGAGATCACGCTCGCCGCCGGTGACGTGGCGGCGGCGCGGGAGTGTGCGGCCGAGTTGGCGGAGATCGCCGAGGCGTTCGGGCGGCGGGCACTGCATGCCCGTACCGGATGCGCTTTGGCGGCCGTCGCCCTCGCGGAGGGTGACCCGGAGGCGGCGCTGGCGGCGGCTCGCCCCGCGTGGCGGATCTGGCGCGACCTGGACGCCCCCTACGAGGCCGCGCGGGCCCGCGTCCTGGTCGCACACGCGTGCCGCGCGCTCGGCGACGAGGACGCCGCGGCGATGGAGCTGGACGCGGCGTGCGAGGTGTTCACGCGGCTGGGGGCCGCACCCGACCGCGCCCGGATCACCGCGCGGGCGCGCGGCGGCCTCAGCCCGCGCGAGGTCGAGGTGCTCGGGCTCGTCGCGGCCGGCCTCTCCAACCACGCGATCGCGCGCGAGCTGGTGCTGAGCGAGAAGACGGTCGCCCGCCACCTCAGCAACATCTTCACCAAGCTGGGCGTGGGCTCGCGCACGGCGGCCGCGGCGTACGCGTTCGCGCACGGCCTGGCCTACACAGAAATACCCATGCCCGGCGCCACCGGGATGCGGGTTTCGCCCGAAGCGGGGTCGCCGCCGCCTTCGTAG
- a CDS encoding phosphatase PAP2 family protein, translating to MTADSAAVEADHRFARAVTETFAPPVVAAAMVVAFALTGAPSLRTGVGWALLAVLFTAAVPYAIVWAGVRRGHLTDHHIGVREQRRTPLLLGLASCLAGIGALALLGAPRALTAAVVVLFTTGVAITAVNQLWKLSAHAAVAAASAETLVIAFGQWMTPLFLVVALVAWSRVRLGDHSPGQVVAGAIAGVALAPPVYVLVA from the coding sequence ATGACGGCGGACAGCGCCGCGGTGGAGGCGGACCACCGGTTCGCGCGTGCGGTCACGGAGACGTTCGCACCACCCGTCGTGGCGGCCGCGATGGTGGTGGCCTTCGCGCTGACCGGCGCGCCCTCGCTGCGCACGGGCGTGGGCTGGGCACTGCTCGCGGTGCTGTTCACGGCCGCGGTGCCGTACGCGATCGTGTGGGCCGGCGTCCGCCGCGGCCACCTGACCGACCACCACATCGGCGTACGCGAGCAGCGCCGCACCCCCCTCCTGCTCGGCCTGGCCTCGTGCCTGGCCGGCATCGGCGCGCTAGCGCTGCTCGGCGCACCCCGCGCGCTGACCGCCGCGGTGGTCGTCCTCTTCACGACCGGCGTGGCCATCACCGCGGTCAACCAACTCTGGAAGCTGAGCGCCCACGCCGCGGTCGCGGCCGCGTCGGCGGAGACCCTGGTGATCGCGTTCGGCCAGTGGATGACGCCGCTCTTCCTGGTGGTCGCCCTGGTCGCGTGGTCCCGCGTCCGCCTGGGCGACCACTCCCCCGGTCAGGTGGTGGCGGGCGCGATCGCAGGCGTCGCCCTGGCCCCTCCGGTGTACGTGCTGGTCGCCTGA